The genomic DNA CCAAAACCAAAATTTCTTCGAGGCTTTAACAAGGTATTTATTTTGCATAAGATTTTATTTTTAAAGAAAAAATGACTGTTCAAAGAATACTTATCGTTTCAGGCACTCATGGGAATGAAATTAATCCTATTTGGGCTGTTAAGCAATTTAATAGAGAGGAGAATAGTTTAAAATATGGCATTGAGTACGAGTACATCATAGGCAATCCTATTGCCTATGAAAAAGGCTGTAGATATATAGATGCAGATTTAAATAGATCTTTTAGAAAAAGTAAGAATTATGATCAGCTCAATAATAGTATTTATGAAATTAATAGAGCCAATTTTTTAGTGGATCAATTTGGAATTAATGGATCTAAACCCTGTCAAATTGCAATCGATCTGCATACTACTACTGCAAATATGGGAACAAGTATTGTTATGTATGGGAGGAGATTTAAAGATTTTTGTTTAGCTGCATTACTGCAGAATAAATTTGGATTGCCTATTTATTTACACGAAAAAGATGAAGCCCAAACTGGTTTTCTTGTAGAAGCTTGGCCATGTGGTTTAGTTATTGAAATAGGAGCTGTCGCACAAAATTTTTACGATCCAAAAATCATAAATAGATTTTTAATAATAATTGGCTCTTTAAGGGAAGAGATAGATAAATTGAAAAACAACCTTATAGAATTACCAAAGGAATTGGTTGTTCACGTTCATCAAGATAGTATAGATTATCCAAGAGATGAGAAAGGAGATATTGATGGCTTAATTCATCCTGAGAGAACAAACCAAGATTGGAAAATGATTAAAAAAGGAGATCCATTATTTCTTGATAGCCAAGGGATGATTCATAAATATGATGGCGATCAGTTGATTTGGCCTGTTTTTATTGGCGAAGTTGCTTATAAAGAAAAAAAAATTGCGATGAGCTATACCAAGAAAGAAGTAATTTGTTCCAAGAAAGAATGGTTTCAAGAGTTTGAAAGCTTTTAAATTAAGAAACTAGAACAATAAAACGCTGATAGATAATAAGGATTTTTTATTTAAAAGATAAGTTTATTTAATATTTTTTGCGTTTATTTTTTTTGCTACTTTTATAAGTTTTTCAATCTAAATTCTCTCGCTCCAATAAATAACAGCTCCAAAAGCCTCTAATTGCAGTCTTCTATGCTTAGCCTCTTTTATTGGCACCACCTCTTTCGATCTTTGTCCGTTAAGAAGCCATTCGATTATGACCAAATTAAATCCTTAATGTTAAAGAAAATATTAAGACATGGAGTTTCCTCTCTTCTATTTTGCAAAAAATAACTTTACTTAAAGAAAAATAATTTACACATTTTTAGCGATTTTGGTCTAAGATCTTTTAGCGGACTTATATTCCGTTTTATTTACACGTCTCACTTTAGAGACATACTTTACGAACTCATGACAACTATTCAGCAGCAGCGTTCTTCGCTGTTAAAAGGTTGGCCACAGTTTTGTGAGTGGGTAACATCAACTAACAACAGAATTTATGTTGGTTGGTTTGGCGTCTTAATGATCCCATGCCTACTTACAGCAGCGGCTTGCTTCATCGTTGCATTCATCGCAGCACCACCAGTAGACATCGACGGAATTAGAGA from Prochlorococcus marinus CUG1416 includes the following:
- a CDS encoding aspartoacylase — translated: MTVQRILIVSGTHGNEINPIWAVKQFNREENSLKYGIEYEYIIGNPIAYEKGCRYIDADLNRSFRKSKNYDQLNNSIYEINRANFLVDQFGINGSKPCQIAIDLHTTTANMGTSIVMYGRRFKDFCLAALLQNKFGLPIYLHEKDEAQTGFLVEAWPCGLVIEIGAVAQNFYDPKIINRFLIIIGSLREEIDKLKNNLIELPKELVVHVHQDSIDYPRDEKGDIDGLIHPERTNQDWKMIKKGDPLFLDSQGMIHKYDGDQLIWPVFIGEVAYKEKKIAMSYTKKEVICSKKEWFQEFESF